A single genomic interval of Methylosinus sp. LW4 harbors:
- a CDS encoding NADPH-dependent FMN reductase, protein MRLLAISGSLRANSSNTSALEAMARLAPAGVKVVLFEGLAGLPHFNPDLDRSEASDSLPREVRELRREVGLSDGLLICSPEYAHGVAGSLKNALDWLVGSLEFPGKPVALINAAPRAVHSDAQLREILATMSACLIEEASVTAPIAGVGRNLGANEIVSDPDLSDRLGEALRAFIEAITIKNSEA, encoded by the coding sequence ATGCGGCTCCTCGCCATCTCTGGCAGCTTGCGCGCCAATTCGTCGAATACCTCCGCTTTGGAGGCGATGGCGAGACTCGCGCCGGCAGGCGTGAAAGTCGTTCTTTTTGAAGGGTTGGCGGGCCTGCCGCACTTCAATCCAGACCTGGATCGTAGCGAAGCGTCCGATTCCCTCCCTCGAGAAGTCCGCGAATTGCGGCGAGAGGTCGGTCTTTCGGACGGGCTCCTCATCTGCTCGCCGGAATATGCTCACGGCGTCGCAGGCTCCCTGAAAAACGCCCTCGATTGGCTCGTGGGCAGTCTGGAGTTTCCAGGAAAGCCAGTCGCATTGATCAATGCGGCGCCCCGCGCCGTCCACTCGGATGCGCAACTTCGCGAGATCCTCGCGACCATGTCGGCGTGCTTGATCGAGGAGGCGTCCGTCACCGCGCCGATCGCCGGCGTCGGAAGAAATCTGGGCGCGAACGAAATCGTGTCCGATCCCGATCTGTCGGACCGACTCGGCGAGGCGTTGCGAGCGTTCATTGAAGCGATCACGATCAAAAATTCCGAGGCATGA
- a CDS encoding efflux RND transporter permease subunit: MDFLQKAITRPVATTLLTLGCMLLGLSAFFYLSIAPFPQVDYPTIYVSATMPGAGPETMASSVATPLERHLGRIADVREISSSSISGMSSVFLEFGLARSVDGAARDVQAAINSARVDLPAALRANPTYTKANPGENPIFILALTSTKLSQSAIYDAATVVLQQKLAQVEGVGRVLIVGASLPGVRIELNPSLVAKYGVALEDVRAAIAAANVSPPKGALEHNESRLQIYANDQIFKAADYRDIIVATRDGGPIRLVDIADVVDSVEDLRTMGLCNGSPAVQVILYRQPGANMVETVDRVRSLLPALSQALPGDLQIDVVQDRTLTIRNSLHELELALLIAIVLVIVVVFMFLRDVKVTLISTITIPATLSTTFALMHAFGYSINNLSLMALTIATGVIVDDAIVVVECAMRRINAGEHPFHAATESVRETAFTIVAMSLSLVAVFLPVSFLDGVIGRMLREFAVVLTVAIVISMVLSLTTTPMLCAHLLRGRAARPGGRAWDRLTKAYSFSLSAMIVRPVSTLAALCGVVILNFYLFALIPKSLFPFQDTGRVRGTIIADQGASYAVMARKLEQTIGILQKDPDVFAATGTIGGNLNGPTSNNRADLLVWLKPRPTRSASADEVIARLRAPLRQISGATIALRSVQDLAFTVASGTANYTYILKSDDLDTLRLWAPRLTEALAAGGRLLDVVSDQQDKSPQTRLEIDRAAAARLNLTAADIDKELYDAFGQRHASTLYAALNQYHVVVELAPRFAVGQRSLENFFFLPPDAGSRASSRSTPPAARAPARAVPLAQLGRLTPVVAPIAINHWSGSASVGISFSLPPNESVASAASFIRETLARIGAPPSIHGELFTPTGAFEGIFGSYGFLLFGAIATVYIILGVLYESYLHPVTILSTLPSAGVGAALALMSTKTDLSLFAMIGLLMLTGVAMKNAIIMIDVALAAQRSTGLDAALAIERASVERLRPIMMTTAIAFFSALPLALGNGEGAEIRQPLGISIAGGVISSLLLTLYITPVVYVLIDRLAHSRAGRS, from the coding sequence ATGGATTTTCTTCAAAAAGCGATTACCCGCCCCGTGGCGACGACGCTCCTGACCCTCGGCTGCATGCTGCTGGGTCTCAGCGCATTCTTCTATTTGTCGATCGCGCCCTTTCCGCAGGTCGACTATCCGACGATCTATGTTTCCGCGACGATGCCCGGCGCAGGGCCGGAAACGATGGCCTCCTCCGTGGCGACGCCGCTCGAGCGGCATTTGGGCCGGATCGCGGACGTTCGGGAAATTTCGTCGTCCAGCATCTCCGGCATGTCGTCGGTCTTCCTCGAATTCGGGCTCGCCCGCAGCGTGGACGGCGCGGCGCGCGACGTTCAGGCCGCGATAAATTCGGCGCGGGTAGATTTGCCCGCGGCGTTACGCGCCAATCCGACCTATACCAAGGCCAACCCTGGCGAGAATCCGATCTTCATTCTCGCCTTGACTTCGACCAAGCTGTCCCAGAGCGCGATCTACGACGCCGCGACGGTCGTTCTCCAGCAGAAGCTCGCGCAGGTGGAAGGCGTGGGGCGCGTCCTGATCGTCGGCGCCTCGCTTCCCGGCGTTCGCATCGAGCTCAACCCCAGCCTCGTCGCCAAATATGGAGTAGCGCTCGAAGACGTTCGTGCGGCGATCGCCGCGGCGAATGTCAGCCCTCCGAAAGGGGCGTTGGAGCACAATGAGAGCCGGCTGCAGATTTACGCAAATGATCAGATCTTCAAAGCCGCCGATTACCGAGACATCATCGTCGCGACCCGCGACGGCGGACCCATTCGTCTCGTAGACATCGCCGATGTCGTCGACTCGGTCGAGGATCTGCGCACCATGGGCCTTTGCAATGGCTCGCCCGCGGTGCAGGTCATTCTCTACCGGCAGCCGGGCGCGAATATGGTCGAGACCGTCGATCGCGTGCGTTCGCTGCTGCCCGCGCTCTCGCAGGCGCTGCCCGGCGATCTGCAGATCGACGTCGTTCAAGACAGGACGCTCACGATTCGCAATTCTCTGCATGAGCTCGAGCTCGCCCTGCTGATCGCCATCGTCCTCGTCATTGTGGTCGTCTTCATGTTTCTGCGCGACGTGAAAGTGACGCTGATCTCGACCATCACGATCCCGGCGACATTGTCGACGACCTTCGCGCTCATGCACGCTTTCGGCTATTCGATCAATAATTTGTCCTTGATGGCGCTCACCATTGCGACAGGCGTGATCGTCGATGACGCGATCGTCGTCGTCGAATGCGCGATGCGGCGCATCAACGCCGGGGAGCATCCATTCCACGCTGCGACGGAGAGCGTGCGAGAGACGGCCTTCACCATCGTCGCGATGAGTCTCTCGCTCGTCGCGGTCTTTCTCCCCGTGTCGTTTCTCGACGGCGTCATCGGACGCATGTTGCGTGAATTCGCGGTCGTTTTGACGGTGGCGATCGTCATATCGATGGTCTTGTCCCTCACAACGACGCCTATGCTATGCGCCCATCTTCTTCGCGGGCGCGCAGCTCGGCCCGGCGGGCGGGCGTGGGACAGGTTGACCAAGGCTTATTCGTTCTCGCTTTCGGCGATGATCGTGCGGCCGGTCTCGACATTGGCGGCGTTGTGCGGCGTCGTCATCCTCAACTTCTACCTGTTCGCCCTGATCCCAAAGAGCCTGTTTCCATTCCAGGATACAGGACGCGTGCGCGGCACGATCATCGCCGATCAGGGCGCCTCCTACGCGGTGATGGCGCGCAAGCTCGAGCAGACGATCGGGATCCTTCAGAAAGACCCCGACGTCTTCGCTGCGACCGGGACGATCGGCGGAAATCTCAATGGGCCGACATCCAACAATCGCGCCGACCTTCTGGTCTGGCTGAAGCCACGGCCGACGCGAAGCGCTTCAGCCGATGAGGTGATTGCGCGCTTGCGCGCTCCCTTACGGCAAATCAGCGGAGCGACCATCGCGCTTCGATCCGTTCAGGATCTCGCTTTCACCGTCGCGTCGGGAACGGCCAATTACACCTATATTTTAAAATCTGACGATCTCGACACGCTGCGACTTTGGGCGCCCCGGCTGACGGAGGCTCTTGCGGCCGGCGGTCGGCTGCTCGATGTCGTCTCCGATCAGCAAGACAAAAGTCCACAGACGCGGCTCGAAATCGATCGCGCCGCCGCCGCGCGCCTCAATCTCACTGCAGCCGATATCGATAAGGAGCTCTATGACGCCTTCGGCCAGCGTCATGCGTCGACGCTCTATGCTGCGCTCAATCAATATCATGTGGTCGTAGAGCTCGCTCCCCGATTTGCCGTGGGCCAGCGATCGCTCGAGAACTTCTTTTTTCTTCCTCCTGACGCAGGGTCGCGCGCCTCGAGCCGAAGCACGCCGCCAGCGGCCCGGGCGCCGGCGCGCGCAGTCCCGCTCGCGCAGCTCGGGCGCCTCACGCCGGTCGTCGCGCCGATCGCCATCAATCACTGGAGCGGATCGGCTTCGGTCGGGATCTCATTCAGCCTTCCTCCAAACGAATCGGTCGCCAGCGCGGCCTCCTTCATTCGGGAGACCTTGGCGCGCATCGGGGCTCCGCCATCGATTCATGGCGAGCTGTTCACGCCGACAGGCGCATTCGAAGGGATATTTGGAAGCTACGGATTTCTGCTCTTCGGTGCGATTGCGACCGTGTACATCATCCTCGGCGTGCTCTACGAGAGCTACCTCCATCCGGTAACGATCTTGTCGACGCTTCCATCGGCCGGCGTCGGGGCGGCTCTCGCGCTCATGTCGACGAAGACCGACCTGTCGCTCTTCGCCATGATCGGCCTGCTCATGCTGACCGGCGTGGCGATGAAAAACGCGATCATAATGATCGACGTCGCGCTGGCGGCGCAGCGCTCCACGGGGCTCGACGCGGCGCTGGCCATAGAACGCGCCAGCGTCGAGCGGCTTCGGCCGATCATGATGACGACGGCGATCGCTTTTTTCAGTGCGCTGCCCCTGGCGCTCGGCAATGGGGAGGGCGCCGAAATTCGGCAGCCGCTCGGCATATCGATCGCCGGGGGCGTAATTTCGAGCCTGCTGCTCACTTTATACATTACCCCGGTCGTCTATGTGCTCATCGACCGGCTGGCGCATTCCCGCGCAGGCCGATCATGA
- a CDS encoding arylsulfatase produces MRRSIPFLSSLLFGLASMPANSRAEVLPKPDAPFSGVVAETREKSVPAFPQPVQPRKGAPNVIVILLDDVGFSASSTFGGAAQTPELDRLAAHGLRYNQFHTTALCSPTRASLLTGRNQHQVGFGNLADIATGYPAYNSVWKSETASIARVLRLNGYSTAAFGKWHNTPLWEISPVGPFDHWPTGLGFEYFYGFQAGETSQWEPQLYRGTVAVEPTKKPEQGYHLTTDLVDDAIKWLHNHEAVAPDKPFFLYFATGATHAPHHVPKEWIDKYKGRFDQGWDRLREESFARQKALGVIPAGAELTPRPEGLPAWESLTADQKRLFARQMEVYSAFLSHTDHEVGRLLKALGDEGRAEDTLVFYIVGDNGGSAEGGLNGSDSNLGTLQGSNTEVAFQLQHFADLGSPLYDNHYAAGWSWATTTPFQWMKQIASHFGGTRNPLVVSWPGHVAETQAIRSQFGHVNDIAPTIYAAAGVTFPEKVDGVSQLPLEGASLLPSFADPSAKSAHREQYFEIFGNRAIYKDGWVAGARRYAPWEAFTNLARLFRGGFENDKWELYHVDEDFSQAHDLAEKNPKKLAELKAEFDREARRNAVFPLVPIPDPDTFPSPAAGKTHFVLYEGVERLPTRILPDISARSHKITAAIDNEDGGAEGVIVAEGGRHGGYSLYVKDGKLIYQNNLFGQTLEKLVASKPLPRGKVTILYEFDVDFSLTEAAKGLLSSALVAKARPGRARLAVNGEEVASGHLSLFGGFRSIGTETLDIGKDLGSPVSPDYASPFAFTGRVEKVEIDLKK; encoded by the coding sequence ATGCGGAGATCGATCCCATTTCTCAGCTCCCTCCTTTTCGGCCTCGCCTCGATGCCGGCGAACAGTCGCGCGGAGGTTTTGCCGAAGCCGGATGCGCCTTTCTCGGGCGTTGTCGCCGAGACGCGCGAGAAATCGGTTCCCGCCTTTCCACAGCCGGTTCAGCCGCGCAAAGGCGCGCCGAATGTCATTGTGATCCTGCTCGACGACGTCGGATTTTCCGCCTCCTCGACTTTCGGCGGCGCGGCGCAGACGCCGGAGCTGGACAGGCTCGCGGCGCACGGCCTGCGCTACAACCAGTTCCACACCACGGCGCTCTGCTCGCCGACGCGCGCCTCGCTGCTCACCGGCCGCAATCAGCATCAGGTCGGGTTCGGAAATCTCGCGGATATCGCCACGGGCTATCCTGCTTATAATTCTGTCTGGAAGAGCGAGACCGCCTCGATCGCCCGAGTGCTGCGCCTCAACGGATACAGCACCGCGGCTTTTGGAAAATGGCACAATACGCCGCTGTGGGAAATTTCGCCGGTCGGGCCGTTCGACCATTGGCCGACCGGATTGGGCTTCGAATATTTCTATGGCTTTCAGGCCGGCGAGACCAGTCAATGGGAGCCGCAGCTCTATCGCGGCACGGTCGCCGTCGAGCCGACGAAAAAGCCCGAGCAAGGCTATCATCTGACCACCGATCTCGTCGACGATGCGATCAAATGGCTGCACAATCACGAGGCGGTCGCGCCGGACAAGCCGTTCTTTCTCTATTTCGCGACCGGCGCGACCCATGCGCCGCACCATGTGCCGAAAGAGTGGATCGACAAATACAAAGGCCGGTTCGACCAGGGCTGGGACAGGCTGCGCGAGGAGAGCTTCGCCCGCCAGAAGGCGCTCGGCGTCATTCCGGCCGGCGCCGAATTGACGCCGCGTCCCGAGGGACTGCCCGCTTGGGAGTCGCTGACCGCGGATCAAAAACGGCTTTTCGCGCGGCAGATGGAAGTCTATTCGGCCTTTCTCTCCCATACAGATCACGAGGTCGGACGTCTGCTGAAGGCTTTGGGCGACGAAGGCCGCGCCGAGGATACGCTGGTCTTCTACATCGTCGGCGACAATGGCGGGAGCGCGGAGGGCGGCTTGAACGGCTCGGACAGCAATCTCGGCACTCTGCAGGGCTCCAATACCGAGGTCGCTTTTCAATTGCAGCATTTCGCGGATCTCGGCAGCCCGCTCTATGACAATCACTACGCCGCCGGCTGGTCCTGGGCGACTACCACGCCCTTTCAATGGATGAAGCAGATCGCCTCGCATTTCGGCGGCACGCGCAATCCTCTCGTCGTGTCATGGCCGGGCCATGTCGCCGAGACGCAGGCGATCCGCAGCCAGTTCGGCCATGTCAACGACATTGCGCCGACCATTTACGCGGCCGCCGGCGTCACTTTTCCAGAAAAGGTCGATGGCGTCTCGCAATTGCCGTTGGAAGGCGCGAGCCTGCTGCCGAGCTTCGCGGATCCTTCGGCCAAGAGCGCGCATCGCGAGCAATATTTCGAGATTTTCGGCAATCGCGCGATCTATAAGGATGGCTGGGTCGCCGGAGCGCGGCGCTATGCCCCCTGGGAGGCCTTCACCAATCTGGCGCGGCTGTTCCGCGGCGGCTTCGAAAACGACAAATGGGAACTCTATCACGTCGACGAGGATTTTTCGCAGGCTCACGATCTCGCCGAGAAAAACCCCAAAAAGCTCGCCGAGCTGAAAGCGGAATTCGACCGCGAGGCGCGCCGCAACGCCGTCTTTCCGCTCGTGCCGATCCCCGATCCCGACACATTCCCCTCGCCTGCCGCCGGCAAGACGCATTTCGTGCTCTATGAGGGCGTCGAGCGCCTGCCCACGCGTATTCTCCCCGACATTAGCGCGCGCAGCCATAAGATCACCGCGGCGATCGACAATGAGGACGGCGGAGCGGAAGGCGTGATCGTCGCCGAGGGCGGCCGACACGGCGGCTATTCCCTCTATGTCAAGGACGGCAAGCTCATCTATCAGAACAATCTGTTCGGTCAGACGCTGGAGAAGCTCGTCGCATCGAAGCCTCTGCCGCGCGGCAAGGTCACGATCCTCTATGAGTTCGACGTCGATTTTTCGCTGACCGAAGCCGCCAAAGGCCTTCTCTCCTCGGCGCTCGTCGCAAAGGCGCGGCCTGGCAGAGCGAGATTGGCCGTCAATGGCGAGGAGGTCGCGAGCGGCCATTTGAGCTTGTTCGGCGGATTTCGAAGCATCGGCACCGAGACCTTGGACATAGGCAAGGATCTCGGCTCGCCGGTGTCGCCCGATTACGCCTCGCCCTTCGCCTTTACGGGACGAGTGGAAAAAGTGGAGATCGACCTGAAAAAATAG
- a CDS encoding efflux RND transporter permease subunit, whose product MSLLETAVARPVATTLLMAGLTLIGAVAFFLLPVAPVPQIDYPMITVVASMPGASPQTMAASVATPLEKHLGKIASVNEMTSTSSLGSARISLQLDLDRDINGAQRDVQAAIAAARADLPTSLRNNPTTRASGPADVPVLTLSLTSSRLTQGQLFDAASNILQQKLAQVPGVSQVSVSGGALPAVRVELNPHALFKYGISLEDVRAALAATNYNAPKGAVTVDERRLQIYCNDQQRRADDYTGLVVAYRSGATIRLSDLAEVVDSVEDSRSFGLVNDEPGIQVNVSRAPGANNIEIVDAIRALLPALNAALPAGAEMRVMRDRTLTIRTSLHEVEQSLVIAVALVIFVVFLFLRDWRATLVPGISVIVSLIGSFGAMYLLDYTLDNLSLMALTIATGFIVDDAIVVVENVVRHIESGATRLRAVIDGSREVMSTVLSMSLSLIAVFIPILFMGGFVGRMLHEFAVTLSVAILISLALSITATPMLCAQLMRAHSPRSSSRMLRASEWILAALQRSYEHSLEFALRRPRLTMLALLATVGLNFHLLTIIPKGFFPTQDTGRMSGALVADQSVSFSLMRTKLEQFIAALRSDPAIETVAGTIGGSSYGPSGSVNVADMQVTLKPLRERGVSADEIIARLRPKLAKLSGATLYLQSTQDVRIGGRPSNALYQFTLQSDDLDELQSWAPKVTEALRRNPVLQDVSSDQQDKGLQTSVHVVRSTASRFKLTSAQIDNTLYDAFGQRQVSTIYEPLNQYHVVMEVAPQYRDSVNALDELYLGASATLRGSSLGAAAQVYTVRSNDAVGTAVNASADTMVPLPAFSRLAGGKTPLQVNHQGNFAAITISFNLSEGKSLSDATRAITETMEAIGTPAAIHGVFAGTAASYQDALSNQPLLVAAALITVYIVLGILYESFLYPITILSTAPSAGVGALLALMACKTDLSIVAMIGVLLLIGIVKKNAIMLVDFAVDVKRRTGAGAAEAIRQACACRFRPILMTTVVALLSALPLAFGTGEGSEIRRPLGIAVIGGLIVSQFLTLYTTPVIYLYIDRLQSRLSLMRRGAGRVSREIRLDERS is encoded by the coding sequence ATGAGTCTGCTCGAAACCGCGGTCGCGCGTCCTGTCGCGACAACTTTGCTCATGGCTGGGCTCACCCTGATCGGAGCCGTGGCGTTTTTCCTTCTGCCTGTGGCTCCTGTTCCACAAATCGACTATCCGATGATCACGGTCGTCGCTTCCATGCCCGGCGCCAGTCCGCAGACCATGGCGGCCTCGGTCGCGACGCCGCTCGAGAAGCACCTCGGCAAGATCGCGAGCGTCAATGAGATGACGTCGACGAGTTCGCTCGGCTCGGCGAGAATTTCACTGCAGCTCGATCTCGATCGCGACATCAATGGCGCGCAACGCGACGTTCAGGCGGCGATCGCCGCCGCTCGCGCGGATCTGCCGACATCGCTGCGCAATAATCCGACGACGAGGGCGTCAGGTCCCGCAGATGTCCCGGTCCTGACGCTGTCGCTCACATCGAGCCGGCTCACGCAGGGTCAGCTGTTCGACGCCGCGTCCAACATATTGCAGCAAAAGCTCGCGCAAGTTCCGGGCGTCAGCCAGGTCTCGGTGAGCGGCGGCGCGCTGCCGGCGGTTCGCGTCGAGCTCAATCCGCATGCGCTCTTCAAATATGGAATTTCGCTGGAAGACGTCCGCGCTGCGCTCGCCGCGACCAATTACAACGCTCCAAAAGGGGCGGTGACGGTCGATGAGCGGCGTCTGCAAATCTACTGCAACGATCAGCAGCGTCGCGCCGATGATTACACGGGTCTCGTGGTCGCGTATCGCAGCGGCGCGACGATACGGTTGAGCGATTTGGCGGAGGTCGTCGACTCCGTCGAGGACAGCCGCAGCTTCGGGCTCGTCAACGACGAGCCTGGAATTCAGGTGAATGTCTCCCGCGCGCCGGGGGCGAACAATATCGAGATCGTCGATGCGATCAGAGCCCTGCTGCCCGCGCTCAACGCCGCGCTGCCCGCCGGAGCCGAGATGCGCGTCATGCGCGATCGAACATTGACGATACGCACATCGCTGCACGAGGTCGAGCAGAGCCTCGTCATCGCGGTCGCGCTGGTGATATTTGTGGTGTTTCTCTTCCTGCGCGATTGGCGCGCCACCCTCGTCCCGGGAATATCGGTGATCGTCTCGCTGATCGGCTCGTTCGGGGCGATGTATTTGCTCGATTACACGCTCGACAATCTCTCGCTCATGGCGTTGACGATCGCCACGGGCTTCATTGTCGATGATGCGATCGTCGTCGTCGAGAATGTCGTTCGTCACATAGAGTCGGGAGCGACACGGTTGCGCGCCGTCATCGACGGAAGCCGCGAAGTCATGTCGACCGTGCTGTCCATGAGCCTGTCTCTGATCGCAGTGTTCATCCCCATCCTGTTCATGGGCGGCTTCGTCGGCCGTATGTTGCACGAGTTCGCCGTTACCCTGTCGGTTGCGATCCTCATCTCGCTCGCTCTTTCGATCACGGCGACGCCCATGCTATGCGCGCAGCTCATGCGCGCGCATTCTCCACGATCGTCCTCTCGAATGCTCCGCGCCAGCGAATGGATTTTGGCGGCGCTGCAAAGGAGCTATGAGCATTCTCTCGAATTCGCGCTTCGCCGACCGCGCCTGACGATGCTCGCGTTGCTGGCGACGGTCGGGCTCAACTTTCATCTCCTGACGATCATTCCAAAAGGCTTTTTTCCGACGCAGGACACCGGCCGCATGAGCGGAGCCTTGGTCGCCGACCAGAGCGTCTCCTTTTCGCTCATGAGGACGAAGCTCGAGCAGTTCATCGCTGCTCTGAGGAGCGATCCGGCGATCGAGACGGTCGCCGGAACGATCGGTGGAAGCTCTTATGGACCCAGCGGCTCGGTGAATGTCGCCGACATGCAGGTCACATTGAAGCCGCTGCGGGAACGCGGCGTCTCGGCGGACGAGATCATCGCGAGGCTGCGTCCGAAGCTCGCCAAGCTCAGCGGCGCGACCCTGTATCTCCAATCGACGCAAGACGTGCGCATCGGCGGACGTCCGAGCAATGCTCTCTATCAGTTCACCTTGCAATCGGACGATTTGGACGAGCTCCAGAGCTGGGCGCCGAAAGTGACCGAGGCGCTACGCCGAAATCCCGTGCTGCAGGACGTCAGCTCGGATCAGCAGGACAAGGGATTGCAGACCAGCGTACATGTCGTTCGCTCCACGGCGTCGCGCTTCAAGCTCACGTCCGCGCAGATCGACAACACGCTCTACGACGCCTTCGGTCAACGACAGGTGTCCACCATATACGAGCCGCTCAACCAATATCATGTCGTCATGGAGGTGGCGCCGCAATATCGCGATTCGGTCAATGCGCTCGACGAGCTCTATCTGGGTGCGAGCGCGACGCTCAGAGGAAGCTCGCTCGGCGCGGCGGCGCAGGTCTATACCGTTCGCAGCAATGATGCGGTCGGCACTGCGGTGAATGCGAGCGCCGATACGATGGTGCCTTTGCCGGCGTTCAGCCGGCTCGCCGGCGGCAAGACGCCGTTGCAAGTCAATCATCAGGGCAATTTTGCCGCGATCACCATCTCCTTCAACCTCTCGGAAGGCAAATCGCTCAGCGATGCGACGCGCGCGATCACGGAGACGATGGAGGCGATCGGAACGCCCGCGGCAATTCATGGCGTTTTCGCAGGCACGGCGGCGAGCTATCAGGACGCGCTCTCCAATCAGCCTCTGCTGGTCGCGGCGGCGCTCATCACGGTCTATATCGTGCTCGGGATTCTCTATGAGAGCTTTTTATATCCGATCACGATTTTGTCGACGGCGCCGTCGGCCGGCGTCGGCGCTCTCCTCGCTCTCATGGCCTGCAAGACAGATTTGAGCATAGTGGCCATGATCGGCGTGCTGCTGCTGATCGGAATTGTGAAGAAGAATGCGATCATGCTCGTGGACTTCGCGGTCGATGTGAAACGTCGCACCGGAGCCGGCGCCGCAGAGGCCATACGACAGGCCTGCGCCTGCCGGTTCCGGCCGATTCTGATGACCACGGTCGTGGCTCTGCTGAGCGCGCTGCCCTTGGCTTTCGGAACCGGGGAAGGATCGGAGATTCGCAGGCCGCTCGGCATCGCGGTCATAGGCGGGCTGATCGTCAGTCAATTCCTGACCCTCTATACGACGCCAGTCATCTATCTCTACATCGATCGGCTGCAGAGCCGGCTCTCGTTGATGCGACGAGGCGCCGGACGCGTTTCCCGAGAGATACGGCTCGACGAGCGCTCGTGA